One window from the genome of Xenorhabdus bovienii SS-2004 encodes:
- a CDS encoding PFL_4669 family integrating conjugative element protein yields the protein MSEPDEKTAPSPPRRAGALKSTLTIELHTHYAIRLWAGRKKEDVTGRRQYPDIIGMPQVIKRAGTISEDAAADNPYADSWLMKLEQALVAASASLQQRIATLQETLNALPAQVTLSAVSSVEPLNIGVYSHSPLGYRCVWLLVGFDQLAMKTFQAFHYGFISRSERDALLHNGSRVIRQIYGLVRSYRPLKVTRADIEEKTPAGLEAIKWLGEPDPDILSGRLRSDFSPPLRTVAQDAGRG from the coding sequence ATGTCTGAACCTGATGAAAAAACCGCACCGTCGCCCCCCCGTCGTGCCGGTGCACTGAAATCCACGTTAACCATTGAACTCCATACCCACTACGCCATCCGCCTCTGGGCAGGGCGTAAAAAAGAAGACGTCACCGGCCGCCGTCAATACCCGGACATTATCGGCATGCCGCAGGTAATTAAACGGGCGGGCACCATCAGTGAGGATGCGGCTGCCGATAACCCGTATGCCGACAGCTGGCTGATGAAACTGGAACAGGCCCTGGTGGCGGCCTCGGCCAGCCTTCAGCAGCGTATTGCCACCTTGCAGGAAACACTGAACGCCCTGCCGGCACAGGTGACGTTATCCGCGGTTTCCTCTGTTGAACCGCTGAATATCGGGGTCTACAGTCACTCCCCGCTGGGTTACCGCTGTGTCTGGCTGTTGGTCGGTTTCGACCAGCTGGCGATGAAAACCTTTCAGGCGTTTCATTACGGTTTTATTTCTCGTTCAGAGCGGGATGCGTTGCTGCATAACGGCAGTCGGGTGATCCGCCAGATTTATGGTCTGGTGCGTTCTTACCGCCCTCTGAAGGTGACCCGTGCGGATATTGAGGAAAAAACACCGGCTGGCCTTGAAGCCATTAAATGGCTGGGCGAACCGGACCCCGATATTCTGTCGGGCCGGCTGCGTTCTGATTTTTCACCCCCCCTGCGCACGGTGGCTCAGGATGCAGGGAGGGGGTGA
- a CDS encoding DNA topoisomerase III → MPLYLCEKPSQARDIARVLGVKQRGQGYLFGDSITVTWAIGHLLEMAAPEHYGEQFGPPWRMEPLPVLPVQWQWTVKKETADQFAVIRQLLKQADEVIIATDADREGEVIARELLEYCRFTGPVRRLWLSALDETSIRQALAAILLGEQTEPLWQAGLGRARADWLMGINLTRLYTLKAQAQGFGEVLSIGRVQTPTLALVVNRDNDIARFEPKPYWQVMAALQKDDISFRVKWLPAPDDCDEEKRCIREDIAQSVVQRCQQAQDAVVTELTQKREKTPPPLCFDLGMLQQVASRQWGMGAGQVLTIAQSLYEIHKATTYPRTDCGYLPVSMREDIPAVFTALTRTDPAMNAIISQLDASTLSRVWNDSQITAHHAIIPTRHTFDMTKLTADELKIYQLIRHYYLAQFLPVQETDVTDVTFTIGGQVFQAKGRVSVVTGWKTLFADEKQVQEQDDNTALPALKKEEICPVLRAEIQPRQTRPPAPFTEGTLIAAMKNAAAFIHDPQLKKVLRENAGLGTEATRAGIIEALFNRQLLARKKKNLHATPLAQELIAGLPDVLTHPGMTALWEQSLDDIARGRATLDGFMQKQAQWLAHLVEKGKTQPIRFTLPKTPACPRCGGPMQKRAGKTTPFWGCTRYPACKGMLNANAVTGSRKTRRGNSPD, encoded by the coding sequence ATGCCACTGTATTTATGTGAAAAGCCCTCTCAGGCCAGAGATATCGCCCGGGTGCTGGGCGTGAAGCAGCGCGGACAGGGCTATCTCTTTGGCGACAGTATTACTGTCACCTGGGCTATCGGGCATTTGCTGGAAATGGCTGCACCCGAGCACTATGGTGAACAATTCGGCCCGCCGTGGCGCATGGAACCCCTGCCGGTGCTGCCTGTGCAGTGGCAATGGACTGTGAAGAAAGAGACCGCCGATCAGTTTGCGGTGATCAGACAATTACTGAAACAGGCCGACGAAGTGATTATCGCCACTGATGCTGACCGTGAAGGGGAAGTGATTGCCCGTGAACTGCTGGAGTATTGCCGTTTTACCGGCCCCGTCAGACGGCTGTGGCTGTCTGCGCTGGATGAAACCAGTATCCGGCAGGCACTGGCCGCGATATTACTGGGGGAGCAAACCGAACCACTCTGGCAGGCCGGACTGGGACGGGCACGGGCGGACTGGCTGATGGGAATAAACCTGACCCGCCTGTATACCCTGAAAGCGCAGGCACAGGGATTTGGTGAGGTGCTGTCCATCGGGCGGGTACAGACGCCGACACTGGCACTGGTCGTGAACCGTGATAACGATATCGCCCGGTTTGAGCCAAAACCCTACTGGCAGGTGATGGCCGCATTGCAAAAAGATGACATTAGCTTTCGGGTTAAATGGCTGCCTGCGCCCGACGATTGCGATGAAGAAAAACGCTGTATCCGGGAGGATATCGCGCAGAGTGTGGTTCAGCGTTGTCAGCAGGCACAAGATGCCGTGGTGACTGAACTCACGCAGAAACGGGAAAAAACCCCGCCGCCGCTCTGTTTTGATTTGGGGATGCTCCAGCAGGTAGCCTCCCGTCAATGGGGAATGGGGGCCGGTCAGGTACTGACGATTGCCCAGTCGTTGTATGAAATCCATAAAGCGACCACCTACCCGCGCACGGATTGCGGTTATCTGCCGGTTTCAATGCGGGAAGATATTCCGGCCGTGTTCACCGCACTGACCCGTACCGATCCTGCGATGAATGCCATTATCAGCCAGCTGGATGCCAGCACTCTCTCCCGAGTCTGGAATGACAGCCAAATCACGGCGCACCATGCCATTATTCCGACCCGCCACACTTTTGATATGACGAAACTGACCGCGGACGAATTAAAGATCTATCAGTTGATCCGCCACTATTATCTGGCGCAGTTTCTGCCCGTACAGGAAACGGATGTGACTGACGTGACATTCACTATCGGCGGGCAGGTATTTCAGGCGAAAGGGCGGGTCAGTGTGGTCACGGGCTGGAAGACGCTGTTTGCCGATGAAAAACAGGTGCAGGAGCAGGACGACAATACCGCGCTGCCTGCATTGAAAAAAGAGGAAATCTGCCCGGTACTCCGTGCAGAAATACAGCCCCGGCAAACCCGGCCGCCTGCGCCTTTTACCGAAGGTACGCTGATTGCCGCCATGAAAAATGCCGCTGCGTTTATCCACGATCCGCAGCTTAAAAAAGTGCTGCGGGAAAATGCCGGGCTGGGCACGGAGGCCACCCGGGCAGGTATCATTGAAGCCCTGTTTAACCGTCAGCTGCTGGCGCGAAAAAAGAAAAACCTGCATGCAACGCCGCTGGCGCAGGAGCTGATTGCCGGGCTGCCGGACGTCCTGACCCATCCGGGGATGACTGCGCTGTGGGAACAGTCTCTGGACGACATTGCCCGGGGCCGGGCCACACTGGATGGCTTTATGCAGAAACAGGCACAATGGCTGGCGCATTTAGTGGAAAAGGGCAAAACACAGCCGATCCGGTTTACCCTGCCGAAAACCCCGGCGTGCCCGCGCTGTGGCGGCCCGATGCAAAAACGGGCGGGAAAAACAACCCCGTTCTGGGGCTGCACTCGCTATCCGGCATGCAAAGGGATGCTGAACGCTAACGCGGTGACCGGCTCCCGAAAAACCCGGCGGGGAAATTCACCGGACTGA
- a CDS encoding STY4534 family ICE replication protein: MSENTASLTKNDYFNLNIKGLGYLNNIRHVSTASGTFLSCVINALNGPGDNPVYVRFDITVVGKEATSLVGRCQKAVDEDKKVLLGFTLSNPSTDIFTLKRGDHAGEQRVSLKARLIKVDWIKIGQEKVYQAEQSDSMPPQNGITQKEYAENSF, encoded by the coding sequence ATGTCTGAGAACACCGCATCCTTAACCAAAAACGACTATTTCAACCTCAATATTAAAGGACTGGGCTATCTGAATAACATCCGCCATGTCAGCACTGCCAGCGGAACGTTCCTGAGCTGTGTGATCAATGCGCTGAACGGACCAGGTGATAACCCGGTTTATGTGCGTTTTGATATCACCGTGGTCGGCAAGGAAGCGACCAGTCTGGTCGGCCGTTGCCAGAAGGCGGTAGATGAGGATAAAAAAGTGTTGCTGGGCTTTACCTTAAGCAATCCCTCGACTGATATCTTTACCCTGAAACGCGGAGACCATGCCGGTGAACAGCGCGTCAGCCTGAAAGCCCGTCTGATTAAGGTTGACTGGATTAAAATCGGTCAGGAGAAAGTGTATCAGGCCGAACAATCCGACTCGATGCCGCCTCAGAACGGCATCACGCAAAAAGAATATGCAGAGAACTCTTTCTGA
- the ssb gene encoding single-stranded DNA-binding protein, whose translation MSSRGVNKVILLGYLGQDPEIRYLPTGGTVATLSLATSENWKDKQTGELREKTEWHRVVIFGKLAEIAEEYLHKGTQVYIEGQLQTRKWQDNQGQDRYSTEVVVNVNGSMQMLGSRNDSKSMAPQQAGHKPAQKQPPPKPANQERKNTQPVQVSVSPEEDETDWDSAIPF comes from the coding sequence ATGTCTTCACGCGGTGTGAACAAAGTCATTTTACTTGGTTATCTGGGACAAGACCCGGAAATCCGTTACCTGCCGACAGGGGGTACCGTGGCAACACTTTCACTGGCTACGTCAGAAAACTGGAAGGATAAACAAACCGGCGAATTGCGGGAAAAAACCGAATGGCACCGGGTGGTGATCTTCGGCAAGTTAGCAGAAATTGCCGAGGAATATTTGCATAAAGGGACTCAGGTTTACATTGAAGGGCAACTGCAAACGCGTAAATGGCAGGATAATCAGGGTCAGGATCGCTATTCAACGGAAGTGGTGGTAAATGTGAATGGTTCGATGCAGATGTTGGGGAGCCGTAATGATTCAAAGAGTATGGCACCTCAACAGGCAGGGCATAAGCCAGCACAAAAGCAGCCACCGCCTAAACCCGCTAATCAGGAAAGAAAAAACACGCAGCCGGTACAGGTCTCAGTTTCACCGGAAGAGGATGAAACCGACTGGGATTCGGCGATCCCGTTCTGA
- a CDS encoding DUF4276 family protein, with amino-acid sequence MIRINVFVEGQTEETFVRDVLAPYFSAQQIYLSPILAQTSASQKGGITSYGKVKHQITRLCRQDPSAFVTTLIDYYGLPTDFPDYNKQRDNAASERVVKLEQAFADDIGQANFIPHLLLHEFEALLFCQPEKFADWLDDSAPIAALQAIRSEFATPEDINNSPQTAPSKRILTIIPHYHKTLHGPLIAGDIGLDTIRSQCPHFNQWLEMLTNLIARIQFAPKK; translated from the coding sequence ATGATCCGCATCAATGTTTTTGTCGAAGGGCAGACAGAAGAAACTTTCGTGCGGGATGTGCTGGCACCTTATTTTTCTGCACAGCAAATCTACCTGTCCCCTATATTGGCTCAGACGAGTGCCAGCCAAAAAGGCGGGATCACAAGTTATGGCAAAGTAAAACACCAGATTACCCGCTTGTGTCGGCAAGATCCCAGTGCGTTCGTCACCACGCTCATCGACTACTATGGCCTGCCGACTGATTTCCCCGATTACAACAAACAACGGGATAATGCTGCCAGCGAACGGGTAGTGAAGCTGGAGCAGGCTTTTGCTGATGATATTGGGCAGGCCAATTTTATTCCCCATCTGTTATTACATGAATTTGAAGCGCTGCTATTTTGCCAACCCGAAAAATTTGCAGACTGGCTTGATGACAGCGCCCCCATTGCTGCACTACAAGCCATCAGAAGTGAATTTGCTACCCCGGAGGATATTAATAATAGCCCGCAAACGGCGCCATCCAAGCGGATTCTAACCATCATCCCTCATTATCATAAAACCTTGCATGGCCCACTGATTGCCGGTGATATAGGTTTAGATACCATTCGCTCTCAATGCCCGCATTTTAATCAGTGGTTAGAAATGCTGACTAATTTGATAGCACGTATTCAATTTGCTCCGAAAAAATAG
- a CDS encoding AAA family ATPase: MKPVTNNDHLSRIKITGYKSIAECDLPMGCLNVLIGANGAGKSNFISFFRLIATVLDHRLQSLVGKMGGPDTLLHFSRKKTEYMSSELYFGHNGYKFELESTNDNRMMFRHESLFGNISGDYDIGSGHFESQVDKHHTGINDDTLPAMLRWRVYHFHDTSDSARVKQTHRINDNDYLREDGANLAAFLYRLQKHHPQHYRRIIKTLQMVAPFFGDFYLRSTPDNADYIQLEWTEKEQDIPFKASELSDGTLRFILLATVLLQPENYMPGSIIIDEPELGLHPYAINVLAGLIKNASNKHQIIISTQSVELVNQFDADDLIVVDKQQGASTFKRLNHEMLSEWLEDYSLGELWKKNLLGGRPQR, encoded by the coding sequence ATGAAACCAGTAACCAATAATGACCATTTAAGCCGAATTAAGATAACAGGCTACAAATCTATTGCGGAATGTGATTTACCGATGGGATGCCTGAATGTACTCATTGGAGCCAATGGTGCTGGAAAATCAAATTTTATCAGTTTCTTTCGCCTCATTGCCACCGTACTTGATCATCGTCTACAGTCTCTTGTTGGCAAAATGGGCGGCCCTGATACATTGCTGCATTTTAGCCGTAAGAAAACCGAATATATGAGTTCTGAACTTTATTTTGGTCACAATGGCTATAAATTTGAACTGGAATCCACCAATGACAATCGTATGATGTTCCGGCATGAATCACTTTTTGGGAATATCAGCGGTGATTATGATATCGGCTCGGGTCATTTTGAATCTCAGGTCGATAAACATCACACAGGCATCAACGATGATACCTTACCTGCCATGCTCCGTTGGCGGGTGTACCATTTTCATGATACGAGTGACAGTGCCAGAGTTAAACAAACTCATCGTATTAATGACAATGATTATCTGCGGGAGGATGGTGCCAATTTAGCGGCATTTCTGTATCGCCTGCAAAAACATCATCCGCAGCATTACAGGCGCATTATCAAAACCCTTCAGATGGTTGCACCGTTTTTTGGTGATTTTTACCTGCGATCCACTCCGGATAATGCCGATTACATTCAACTCGAATGGACAGAAAAAGAGCAGGACATTCCTTTTAAAGCCAGTGAACTATCTGATGGCACTCTGCGCTTTATTTTATTGGCTACCGTATTGCTGCAACCCGAAAATTATATGCCCGGCTCAATTATTATTGATGAACCTGAACTCGGACTCCATCCCTATGCCATTAACGTACTGGCAGGTTTGATCAAAAATGCCAGCAATAAACATCAAATTATTATTTCTACCCAGTCGGTCGAACTGGTTAACCAATTTGATGCTGACGATCTGATTGTTGTCGACAAGCAACAAGGCGCCTCCACTTTTAAACGCCTGAATCATGAAATGCTTTCTGAATGGCTTGAAGACTATAGCCTCGGGGAATTATGGAAGAAAAACTTACTCGGCGGGAGACCACAACGATGA
- a CDS encoding helix-turn-helix domain-containing protein: protein MTMTHTQKDWHPAEIICALRKRGTTLAAVSREAGLSSSTLANTLSRAWPKGEWIIANYLDVHPSEIWPSRYFDQYGQLIERTVRKTVSAESSEQ from the coding sequence ATGACTATGACTCACACTCAGAAAGACTGGCACCCAGCCGAAATTATTTGCGCATTACGCAAGCGTGGTACAACACTCGCCGCCGTCTCCCGCGAAGCCGGATTAAGCTCTTCAACTCTCGCCAACACCCTGTCCCGCGCCTGGCCAAAAGGGGAATGGATCATTGCAAATTATCTCGATGTTCATCCCTCTGAAATCTGGCCGAGTCGTTATTTTGACCAATATGGTCAGTTGATTGAGCGTACCGTGCGTAAAACGGTTTCAGCAGAATCTTCAGAGCAATAA
- a CDS encoding PilL N-terminal domain-containing protein: MRITVLMGVLVTILTGCNAPSNKPPSQCASEKAISATQLTRNIQPVSPDIYQQAPEVVRYGRYILVSTDPTAAQRDPLSQLIEVHIPASQHPTVADALRDVLRQSGYRLCAPEKTNDILYRQPLPSVHYQLGPVRLRTALQLMAGPAWQLEVDEVQREVCHHLRPGYQLPQPRQGKQP; encoded by the coding sequence ATGAGAATAACCGTATTAATGGGTGTATTGGTCACTATCCTGACGGGTTGCAATGCCCCGTCAAATAAACCGCCGTCTCAATGTGCTTCCGAAAAAGCCATTTCAGCAACGCAGCTCACGCGCAATATTCAGCCCGTCTCACCCGATATTTATCAACAAGCGCCGGAAGTAGTCCGTTACGGTCGTTATATCCTGGTAAGTACCGACCCAACAGCAGCACAGCGTGATCCGCTTTCCCAATTGATTGAGGTTCATATTCCGGCGTCTCAGCATCCCACGGTAGCCGATGCCCTGCGTGACGTATTACGCCAGTCGGGTTATCGGTTATGTGCGCCTGAAAAAACCAATGACATTTTATATCGCCAGCCGTTGCCGTCTGTGCACTATCAGTTAGGCCCTGTCCGGCTGCGTACCGCTTTGCAGCTTATGGCAGGCCCGGCCTGGCAACTGGAGGTGGATGAGGTGCAACGTGAGGTTTGTCACCATTTGCGGCCGGGTTATCAGCTTCCACAACCCCGGCAGGGAAAGCAGCCATGA
- a CDS encoding TIGR03759 family integrating conjugative element protein, with the protein MRLHQIGLVTWIVLISPTWAATPSPLTSQQAHTVESQKQTLRIQAGQWGLSTDEYRRYQQLLNGPRGIQSPGLDPLTTLGIEAESDAERRRYAEQWVKAEFARTEKELRFQREVDAAWQRLFPDMLPVNMEKSGEAKGRLALFVKINDCPPCDARLAEVLALMQPIDIYLVDSKGNDDTLRQWAKKHRIPVERVRNRHITLNHDAGYWFRFGQGIMPILLRQGEQGWQITSL; encoded by the coding sequence ATGAGATTACATCAAATCGGTCTGGTAACGTGGATAGTGCTCATCAGCCCAACATGGGCAGCCACACCGTCACCCTTAACGTCGCAGCAGGCACATACGGTGGAAAGCCAAAAGCAAACATTGAGAATACAGGCCGGGCAATGGGGATTGAGCACGGATGAATATCGGCGTTATCAGCAATTATTGAATGGTCCAAGGGGAATTCAGTCGCCGGGGCTTGATCCGTTGACAACCCTGGGGATTGAAGCTGAAAGTGATGCAGAACGCCGCCGTTATGCTGAGCAGTGGGTCAAAGCGGAATTTGCCCGCACTGAAAAAGAACTGCGTTTTCAGCGGGAAGTGGATGCCGCCTGGCAACGATTATTTCCGGATATGTTGCCGGTCAATATGGAGAAATCCGGTGAGGCAAAGGGGCGTTTGGCGTTGTTTGTCAAAATCAACGATTGCCCGCCGTGTGACGCCCGTTTAGCGGAAGTTCTGGCATTGATGCAACCGATTGACATTTATCTGGTCGACAGCAAGGGCAATGATGACACACTACGGCAATGGGCCAAAAAACACCGTATCCCCGTTGAACGGGTACGCAACCGACACATCACATTGAATCATGATGCGGGGTACTGGTTCCGGTTCGGGCAGGGCATCATGCCGATTTTATTACGGCAGGGAGAGCAGGGATGGCAAATCACATCATTATGA
- a CDS encoding integrating conjugative element protein, which translates to MANHIIMKRLSVFPVIGLLWISACHAELNIIADLGGKDASPFYESINAEQRDEPVSSVQNSSPEMAGEAAMLPVKTLELTPGKVSSRPLQLPGIGALFLIGDDPGSRRWLSQNAATLTKLHAVGLVVNVREMAGLQSLRALAPDLLLSPASGTELARRLQLQHYPVLITETQLSQQLSP; encoded by the coding sequence ATGGCAAATCACATCATTATGAAACGGCTGAGTGTATTTCCCGTTATCGGCCTGTTATGGATAAGTGCCTGCCATGCTGAACTGAACATCATTGCCGATTTAGGCGGCAAAGATGCCTCGCCTTTTTATGAAAGCATTAATGCTGAGCAACGCGATGAGCCTGTGTCATCGGTGCAAAATTCCTCACCTGAAATGGCAGGTGAAGCGGCGATGTTGCCTGTCAAAACACTGGAGCTGACGCCGGGAAAAGTGTCAAGCAGACCACTGCAATTGCCGGGAATTGGGGCACTGTTTCTGATTGGGGATGATCCCGGTTCACGCCGGTGGTTAAGCCAGAATGCGGCCACATTGACGAAACTGCATGCTGTGGGTCTGGTCGTCAATGTCAGGGAAATGGCGGGTTTGCAGTCACTGCGGGCATTGGCACCGGATTTATTGTTATCGCCTGCTTCCGGCACCGAGCTGGCTCGTCGATTGCAACTGCAACATTATCCGGTGTTGATCACGGAAACTCAACTTTCCCAACAGTTATCACCATGA
- the traD gene encoding type IV conjugative transfer system coupling protein TraD: protein MSRHYVVEALLRPAVELNTAVVSVVAAFVCIRAPWAIALAPSVSYVMAGGFAVLAMIRTWQGIQVIRYRRNLRRLPRYQMSTRQIPVSHRQLFLGRGFRWQQKHTQRLQDTRRPEVERFVQPSQAYQLARALERRTEYRWPALSALLRKDSPFNPVRPLPPVGGNPALHGIEPQETDVFMDLRERVGHTLVMGTTRVGKTRLAELLITQDIRRGEVVIVFDPKGDADLLRRIWAEAHRAGRGNELSLFHLGWPEISARYNAVGRFGRVSEVASRLAGQLSGEGNSAAFREFAWRFVNIVARALVALGHRPDYQLITRYVNNISELYQRYATRMMEERQPDLLAQINHSLSKLKEKDIPRNMQGQPDALRLWAMEMTLSSDAGKQLYDPILDGLRSAVRYDRTYFDKIVASLLPLLEKLTTGKIAELLSPDYLNMADLRPIFDWEQVIRKNGIVYIGLDALSDSDVASAVGNSMFADLVSVAGQIYKYGMNAGLPVRHDGKLAINLHCDEFNELMGDEFIPLINKGGGAGMQVTAYTQTSSDIEARIGSMAKTAQVIGNFNTLIMLRVRDNRTAELLTSQLPEVEIYSKTLVSGHSDIADVEQGQDFTSSTQDRVGTVKTPLITPAEMINLPKGQAFALLEGGQLWKIRMPLPTGDDDDALMPANLQNIAEQMRRHYRTSENWWEEKG, encoded by the coding sequence ATGAGCCGCCATTATGTGGTTGAAGCCCTGCTGCGTCCTGCCGTCGAGCTGAATACTGCGGTGGTCTCAGTCGTTGCGGCTTTTGTCTGTATCAGGGCGCCTTGGGCCATCGCACTGGCACCTTCAGTCAGCTATGTCATGGCAGGCGGTTTTGCCGTACTGGCAATGATACGCACATGGCAGGGTATTCAGGTCATCCGTTATCGCAGAAACCTGCGTCGCCTGCCACGTTACCAGATGAGCACCAGGCAAATTCCCGTCAGTCACCGGCAGTTGTTTCTGGGCAGGGGATTTCGCTGGCAACAGAAGCATACCCAGCGTTTGCAGGATACGCGACGACCGGAGGTCGAACGATTTGTGCAACCGTCTCAGGCTTATCAGCTTGCCCGCGCACTGGAGCGTCGAACTGAATACCGTTGGCCGGCATTATCTGCGCTATTACGCAAAGACTCGCCATTTAATCCGGTACGTCCGCTGCCACCAGTGGGCGGTAATCCGGCACTCCACGGGATTGAACCACAGGAGACTGATGTTTTTATGGATCTGCGCGAACGGGTCGGGCATACGCTGGTGATGGGGACTACCCGTGTGGGAAAAACCCGGCTGGCTGAACTGCTTATCACGCAGGATATCCGGCGCGGTGAAGTGGTGATCGTCTTTGATCCCAAAGGCGACGCTGATCTGTTAAGGCGCATTTGGGCAGAAGCGCACCGCGCGGGTCGCGGCAATGAACTGTCCCTCTTTCATCTGGGCTGGCCGGAGATTTCGGCGCGTTATAACGCCGTCGGGCGGTTTGGCCGGGTGTCCGAAGTGGCTTCCCGTCTGGCCGGTCAGCTCAGCGGCGAAGGCAACAGCGCCGCGTTCCGTGAATTTGCCTGGCGGTTTGTCAATATTGTTGCCCGAGCTTTGGTGGCTCTGGGGCATCGGCCGGATTACCAGCTCATCACCCGCTACGTCAATAATATCAGCGAACTGTATCAGCGCTATGCCACCCGAATGATGGAGGAAAGACAGCCGGATCTGCTGGCGCAAATCAATCATTCCCTCAGCAAACTGAAAGAAAAAGACATTCCGCGCAATATGCAGGGGCAACCCGATGCCCTCCGGCTCTGGGCGATGGAAATGACGCTGAGTTCTGACGCAGGCAAGCAACTCTATGACCCGATTCTGGATGGTCTGCGTTCTGCCGTGCGTTATGACCGTACCTATTTTGATAAAATTGTCGCGTCCTTATTGCCGCTGCTGGAGAAACTGACCACAGGCAAAATTGCGGAATTATTGTCACCGGATTATCTCAATATGGCGGATCTGCGTCCTATCTTCGACTGGGAACAGGTGATCCGCAAAAATGGGATTGTCTATATCGGGCTGGATGCGCTGTCTGACAGTGATGTGGCCTCGGCGGTAGGCAACAGCATGTTTGCAGATTTGGTCAGTGTCGCCGGGCAAATTTACAAATATGGCATGAACGCCGGATTGCCGGTACGTCATGACGGTAAGCTAGCGATTAACCTGCATTGTGATGAATTCAATGAACTGATGGGCGATGAATTTATTCCGCTGATTAATAAAGGTGGCGGCGCGGGCATGCAGGTGACGGCATATACCCAGACCTCCTCCGATATCGAGGCCCGTATCGGCAGCATGGCCAAAACGGCGCAGGTGATAGGTAACTTCAACACTTTGATTATGTTGCGTGTGCGGGATAACCGGACGGCAGAACTTCTCACCAGCCAGCTGCCGGAAGTGGAAATCTACAGTAAGACCCTGGTATCGGGGCATTCAGATATTGCTGATGTTGAACAGGGGCAGGATTTTACCTCGTCCACACAAGATAGGGTAGGCACCGTCAAAACACCACTAATTACGCCCGCTGAAATGATTAACTTGCCGAAAGGGCAGGCGTTTGCGTTATTGGAAGGTGGGCAGTTGTGGAAAATCCGTATGCCTTTGCCAACGGGAGATGACGATGATGCTCTGATGCCGGCCAATTTGCAGAACATCGCTGAACAGATGCGCAGGCACTACCGCACCAGTGAAAATTGGTGGGAAGAGAAGGGGTAG
- a CDS encoding TIGR03747 family integrating conjugative element membrane protein produces MAQSENPSRQSSQPPRKHGLLYRLLWEWPWQLIGFMVMSWLFSLLLEYLGMAFFWPEQGAAHSQNMMKTELNYLSSEFTRSLLLSEPSQTVSAGLAQAYQWLFVDSGFMNWVQGQSQYQFHSRNDFMRELNSVLQGVSGYLQEYWLATVFITMVTLIRLVILLLYVPLFVMVILVALVDGLGRRDLRRYGAGYESSFVYHHAKRGIKPACTVPCVLYLSWPNVVYPMVILLPAALFLGMAVVITTSMFKKYL; encoded by the coding sequence ATGGCTCAATCAGAAAATCCCTCCCGTCAATCTTCCCAACCGCCCCGCAAGCATGGCCTGTTGTATCGTCTGTTATGGGAATGGCCGTGGCAACTTATTGGGTTTATGGTGATGTCCTGGCTATTCAGCCTGTTACTGGAATATCTCGGTATGGCTTTTTTCTGGCCGGAACAGGGCGCCGCTCACAGTCAGAACATGATGAAGACAGAGCTTAACTATCTCTCCTCAGAATTTACCCGAAGTCTGTTGCTGTCAGAACCCTCACAAACCGTTTCGGCAGGGTTGGCGCAAGCCTATCAATGGCTGTTTGTGGACAGTGGTTTTATGAACTGGGTTCAGGGACAATCACAATATCAGTTCCATAGCCGTAATGATTTTATGCGTGAATTAAATTCCGTATTACAGGGTGTATCGGGCTATTTGCAAGAATATTGGCTGGCCACGGTGTTTATCACGATGGTGACGCTGATCCGACTGGTAATTTTGTTGTTATACGTACCCTTATTTGTGATGGTGATTTTGGTGGCACTGGTTGACGGGCTGGGACGTCGGGACTTACGACGTTACGGAGCCGGGTATGAATCCAGTTTTGTCTATCACCATGCCAAGCGAGGGATAAAACCGGCCTGCACGGTTCCCTGTGTACTGTATTTATCGTGGCCGAATGTGGTGTATCCTATGGTGATATTGTTGCCAGCAGCGCTATTTTTAGGTATGGCAGTGGTGATCACCACATCGATGTTTAAAAAGTATTTATAG